The following proteins are encoded in a genomic region of Sphaeramia orbicularis chromosome 2, fSphaOr1.1, whole genome shotgun sequence:
- the LOC115430503 gene encoding carboxypeptidase O-like, producing the protein MVTSVGLSLLLLLSAQLSAEMTQRVEYDYFKYHPMGEITNWMDQIVKENPDVVTKVDYGKTYENRTISLLKIGSKSASAKKAIWMDCGIHAREWIAPAFCQYFINQLLQTYKTDPKMEQMMKNMDFYVTPVLNVDGYIYSWTDNSTRLWRKNRTPGPEGCECLGTDLNRNFYANWGTVGISFDCCSNIYPGKSAVSEPEAQAVTNFVGKRADEILCFLTIHSYGQLLLIPYGHPNVIAPNENELMEVGLAAAEAIKKVHGKQYTVGTSPDVLYANSGSSRDWARLQGIPFAFTFELRDDGTYGFKLPEDQIQPACEEAYSGALHIITHVHDKEFIKPTGTAATVAATLWTTMMAVFVTSTVIV; encoded by the exons ATGGTTACATCAGTGGGACTGAGCCTTTTGCTGCTGCTTTCAGCTCAGCTTTCAGCAGAAATGACACAGAG AGTGGAGTATGACTACTTCAAGTACCATCCCATGGGGGAG ATCACCAACTGGATGGATCAGATTGTGAAGGAAAACCCTGACGTCGTCACCAAAGTGGACTATGGAAAGACCTACGAGAACAGGACCATTAGCCTGCTCAAG ATTGGCTCTAAATCTGCATCAGCTAAGAAAGCTATCTGGATGGACTGTGGGATACATGCCAGGGAGTGGATCGCCCCAGCCTTCTGTCAGTACTTTATCAATCAG TTGCTGCAGACATACAAAACAGACCCCAAAATGGAACAGATGATGAAGAACATGGACTTCTACGTCACCCCTGTCCTCAACGTGGACGGCTACATTTACTCCTGGACGGACAACTCG ACCCGACTATGGAGGAAGAACAGAACACCAGGACCTGAAGGCTGTGAATGTTTAGGCACCGACCTTAATCGCAATTTCTACGCCAACTGGGGCA CTGTGGGGATATCATTTGACTGCTGCTCCAACATCTACCCGGGGAAGTCTGCTGTGTCAGAGCCGGAAGCACAGGCCGTTACTAACTTTGTAGGAAAACGAGCTGATGAGATCCTGTGTTTCCTCACCATCCACTCCTATGGCCAGCTGCTCCTCATCCCATACGGACACCCGAATGTCATCGCCCCCAATGAGAACGAGCTG ATGGAGGTGGGTTTGGCTGCTGCAGAGGCCATTAAGAAGGTCCATGGGAAGCAATATACAGTAGGAACATCACCAGATGTATTAT ATGCCAACTCTGGCTCATCCAGAGACTGGGCTCGACTACAGGGGATCCCATTTGCTTTCACCTTCGAGCTGAGAGACGATGGGACATATGGCTTCAAACTTCCAGAGGACCAGATCCAGCCGGCCTGCGAGGAGGCCTACAGCGGAGCCCTGCACATCATCACCCACGTCCACGATAAAGAGTTTATCAAGCCGACAGGCACAGCGGCCACTGTGGCTGCAACACTGTGGACCACCATGATGGCTGTGTTTGTCACCAGCACAGTGAtagtgtaa
- the LOC115436362 gene encoding carboxypeptidase O-like: MVTLVGLSLLLLLSAQLLAETTQRVEYDYFKYHPMGEITNWMDQIVKENPNVVTKVDYGKTYENRTISLLKIGSKSASAKKAIWMDCGIHAREWISPAFCQYFINQLLQTYKTDPKMEQMMKNMDFYVTPVLNVDGYIYSWTDNSTRLWRKNRTPGPEGCECLGTDLNRNFDINWGTLGISFNCCSIVYPGKSAVSEAEAQAITDFVGNRTDEILCFLTIHSYGQMLLIPYGHPNVIAPNENELMEVGLAAAEAMKKVHGKQYTVGTSPDILYSFSGSSKDWARLQGIPFAFTFELRDDGTYGFELPEDQIQPASEEAYSGALHIITHVHDKEFIKPTSTAATVAAMLWTTMMAVFVTSTVIV, encoded by the exons ATGGTTACATTAGTGGGACTCAGCCTTTTGCTGCTGCTTTCAGCTCAGCTTTTAGCAGAAACAACACAGAG AGTGGAGTATGACTACTTCAAGTACCATCCCATGGGGGAG ATCACCAACTGGATGGATCAGATTGTGAAGGAAAACCCCAACGTCGTCACCAAAGTGGACTATGGAAAGACCTATGAGAACAGGACCATTAGCCTGCTCAAG ATTGGCTCTAAATCTGCATCAGCTAAGAAAGCTATCTGGATGGACTGTGGGATACATGCCAGGGAGTGGATCTCCCCAGCCTTCTGTCAGTACTTTATCAATCAG TTGCTGCAGACATACAAAACAGACCCCAAAATGGAACAGATGATGAAGAACATGGACTTCTACGTCACCCCTGTCCTCAACGTGGACGGCTACATTTACTCCTGGACGGACAACTCG ACCCGACTATGGAGGAAGAACAGAACACCAGGACCTGAAGGCTGTGAATGTTTAGGCACCGACCTTAATCGCAACTTTGACATCAACTGGGGCA CTTTGGGGATATCATTTAACTGCTGCTCCATCGTCTACCCGGGGAAGTCTGCCGTGTCAGAGGCAGAAGCGCAGGCCATTACTGACTTCGTAGGAAACCGAACTGATGAGATCCTGTGTTTCCTCACCATCCACTCCTACGGTCAGATGCTCCTCATCCCATACGGACACCCGAATGTCATCGCCCCAAATGAGAACGAGCTg ATGGAGGTGGGTTTGGCTGCTGCAGAGGCCATGAAGAAGGTCCATGGGAAGCAATATACAGTAGGAACATCACCAGATATATTAT ATTCCTTTTCTGGCTCATCCAAAGACTGGGCTCGGCTACAGGGGATCCCATTTGCTTTCACCTTCGAGCTGAGAGATGATGGGACATATGGCTTCGAACTTCCAGAGGATCAGATCCAGCCGGCCTCTGAGGAGGCCTACAGTGGAGCCCTGCACATCATCACCCACGTCCACGATAAGGAGTTTATCAAGCCGACAAGCACAGCGGCCACTGTGGCTGCAATGCTGTGGACCACCATGATGGCTGTGTTTGTCACCAGCACAGTGAtagtgtaa